A window of Flammeovirga kamogawensis genomic DNA:
TTCACCCTAAAGCAAATGAGATTATTGTAGGAACACATGGTCGTTCTATTTATGTTGGAAAACTCGATGAAATTCAAAAGCTTAATACTAACTCTCTTACTCAAGAGCTTATCTTATTTGATATTGATGCTGTTATGCATAATGAAAAGTGGGGTATGATTGAAGGGTATTTTGAATGGGGAAAACCTTATGAAAAAAGCATTGATATTCCCGTTTTCACAAATAAAGAAAATAATGCTACAATAGAGGTTTTGTTCGATGATATTCTTGTCAAGAAAATTACAATAGGTCTTTCTAAAGGAATAAATTATATACCATATAATCTTTCCGTTGATAATTCATCGAAACTTGATTACGGTAACAAGATTGGTAGTAATTTCAAATTTCCTGAAACAGATAATGGTATTAGTTATTTAGTTGATGGAGAGTATAAAATTAAAGTAGCGATCGGTTCCTCAATTGAAGAAGTTAAATTAGTAGTCAACAAAAAAGAAACTCCAAATAGTAGAGTAAAAACTAAGAAAATACCTTAACAAAAAAGACCTTCTCAATTTATATTTTGAGAAGGTCTTTTTTTATTTGTCCCCTTTTGATTGATAAGGAATTCCTCCAAATAAATGGAGATATATAGATCTTGATAATCTAAAAATGAAAGGCATAAATATCATCATTGGTATAGTTGCTGCAAAAATATATACTAATGGATTCTCAGGGTCGAAAATAAAATAGGTGAAAAATAATGTTGCAAACATTAATGCTACATTGATACCATAACTAACGTACATAGCACCAAAATAGAAACCCGTTTCAGGTTCAAAAGTTGCATTACACACTTTACAGCGCTTATTTATTTTTGAAAATTTAGTTGATAGTGCACTATTTGTAAATATATCTCCTTCCCTACAACTTGGGCATTTTCGAGATACAATAGCTTGTATTTTTGATTTAGCCATTTTGATTTCCTAAATCTAATTTTTGTTGAACTTGTTCTTTAGAAATATCTTTAATTTCAGAACCTTCACAAATTATTGTTCTTTGAGGGTTGATTTTTAAAAAAGAATGTTGATGCGTTGCCATTATTACACTTGTCCCACTTTCATTAATTTCTGAAAATAGTTGAAGAATTGACCTTGATACTTTAGGGTCTAAATTACCTGTTGGCTCATCGGCAATTATTAAGTCTGGATTGTTTACTAAGGCTCTTGCGATAGCAACTCTTTGTTGTTCTCCTCCAGACAACTGATGCGGCATTTTTTCTTTAATAATTTTAGGTAACTTAACTAAATCTAATAAATCATCTACTTTAGTAAGCATAGCTGTTTTACTAGACCAACCAGTAGCTTTCATTACAAAAATTAAGTTTTCAAGAATATTACGATCTGTTAAAAGCTCAAAATCTTGAAAAATTACACCTAAAGATCTCCTCAAAAAAGGTATTTGTTTTTCGTCAATAGAAGATACTTGAAAATTATTAACTTTAATTACCCCTTCGGATGGATGCAAATCAGCATAAAGTAATTTTAAGATGGATGATTTACCACTACCTGTTGGTCCAAGTAAATATATAAATTCACCCTTAGCAATATCTAAATTGATATCAGAAAATACTACTGCATCTTCGTATTTTACTTTTACATTTCTTAAAGATACTATGTGATTCATGTTTATTTTAGATCTCCAATTTTTGAATCTTACCAAAAGGAAGTTGCTCAATAACACTCTTAAGAGCTTCTTCTTTTCCTTCTAAACCATATTTTTCTAATTTGGTTAAAGGTCTATCCGCTCTAAAATAAGCAATTAATACAAAATCTTCGTCTCGAAGTTGGATGTAATTTGGGATTTTAGCTTTCCCTTTTACTTTTATAATGTACATAAAACAATGTAATAAAAATGAGGCATCCATAATAGAATGCCTCATTTGTTTATTGAAATAAAATACTTTTACTCCTCCATTTTCTTAGCATCAGCAACAAACTGAGCTAAACCTTTATCTGTTAAAGGATGATTTAATAATGCTTTTATTGCACTTAATGGGCAAGTTGCAACATCTGCACCTAATTTTGCACAATCTAAAATATGCATTGGGTGACGTACTGATGCAGCTAATACTTGCGTACCAAAACCGTAGTTTTCAAAAATATCTACAATATCTTCTACTAATTGTAAACCATCTGTAGAAACATCGTCTAATCTACCAATAAATGGCGATACATACGTAGCTCCAGCCTTAGCTGCTAATAATGCCTGTCCAGCAGAAAAAATTAAAGTACAGTTTGTATCAATCCCTTTACTAGAAAAATATTTGATTGCTTTCACACCGTCTTCAATCATAGGTACTTTTACTACAATTTTAGGGTCGATTGCTGCAAGGATTTCACCTTCTTTAATCATGTCCTCATAATTTGTAGAAAGTACTTCAGCACTCACATCACCGTCAGTGATTTCACAGATAGCTTTGTAGTGTGCATTTACAGCCTTAGTTCCTTTAACACCTACTTTAGCCATTAATGACGGGTTAGTTGTTACACCATCCAATACACCTAAAGCATGTGCTTCTTTAATTTCTTCTAAGTTAGCTGTGTCTATAAAAAATTTCATAAGTCAAAGACGTTTAATCGTGTTTAAAATCAAGACAAAAATATAGATTTATCTAGAGAATCAAATTATATAATTTATTTATCTAGAGAATCGACTAATTTAATTGAATTATCAATGCAATTCGGAACTGAAATTCCTCCTTTCCAATTTGCATTAAAATATAGATTTGGGATTGCATTTGATTTTAAATCATCCCAAAGTTTTAAAATTTCTGCAGAATATTGTGGTATTGCCTTTTCCCATTTGTACGTTTTTTGAAAGACAGGTTCTTCTTTAAAGTTCAAAGTTTTTGCTAATTCATTCTTAACATTATCCTTAATTTCTTCATCTGAAAGTGAGGTGTTTTTAGCTCTTTGAACACCGCCTACAAAACTTGTTATTAGAACTTCGTCTTTTCCTGCTCTATTTGGAAAAATACAGCTACTCCATATGCTTCCAGAAGTGAAAGTTTTTTCTAAATATGGGTTCAGTCCACCAAAACCAATAGGACGTTCAACATCATCTTTTTTATACACTGAGTGAACAATACACATTGGTGGTGCATAAAGATTATTAAGTTGGATAGAAATTGAAGGCATTAAATTTTTAATAAATTTTGCCGTTGTATGAGCTGATGAAGTAACAATAATTTTATCAAATACTAAGGTTTCGTTTTCTGTAAGAATTTCAAATTGATTTTCATTCTTTTTTATATCTAAAACTTTAGTATTTAATTTCACCTCAACTTGTGATGCGAGACCTTCAATAAAAGTAGTCAATCCTTTCTTAAAGCTAAATGCTTTTTTTCTTTGAGTTGGAGCCCCTTCCTCTTTATTCTTTTTGGAAGATTTAATCATTCCTTTGATTATTGAGCCATATTCCTTTTCAGCTTCATATAATGCCGGGAAAGCAGCTTTTACTGCTAACTTTTTAGCATCTCCAGCATAAATTCCAGAAACAAATGGATCTAGTGCATAATCACAAATTTCTTGATTAAATCTTCTATTTATAAAATCATATAGTGATTCATTTTCTGACGTTGGTTTATTTTTACGCCAGAATTCAGTCATTATTTTAAATTTTGATGACCAAGAGAAAAATGAATTTGAGAAGAAGTTTTGAGGCCCTGAAGGTAAAATTCTATACTTCCCATCTCTAAGAATATATCGGTCTTTATTAACATCTTCAGCTTCTAACAATTCATCAGTTATACCAAGCCTATTAATTAAATCTAGATGACTTTCAGTTAATAAAAGTGAGTTCGGTCCATTTTCATAAATCCTATCATTAATAGTATCTGTTTTTATACACCCCCCAAGAGTTTGAGCTGCTTCTAAAACAACACAATCAAAACCTTTTTCTTTTAATAAAAAAGCTGTTGTGAGACCTGATATTCCACCTCCAATAATTCCTATTCTCATTATCCTATCATCGATTAATGTAAGATGCAATTTAAATCAAAAAACAACGTCAAACACCTTTAAAGTATGGTTTTTTATTGGTTTTAATCATCTTTTTAAGATTGTTAAATATTCGGTGAATCATACTTTTTTAATAAAACAAAAAAGGCTATCTCAATTAAGAGATAGCCTTCTATATATTTAGAATAGATTTATTCTATTTTTAACTAAACGTTTACTTCTAAAAGAGCGTTTGTTTTCTTCACACCTTCAGCAGAAGTATGTAATTTTGCTTTTTCGTCTTCAGAAAGTTCAATTTCAACGATTTTCTCGATACCGTTTTTACCAATTAAAACTGGTACACCGATACAAAGATCATTTAAACCATACTCACCTTCAAGTAAAGCTGAACAAGGGAACATTTTCTTAGAATCTAAAGCAACAGCTTTAACTAATTCAGAAACTGCAGCACCTGGAGCATACCAAGCAGAAGTACCTAACAATTTAGTTAATGTAGCACCACCAACCTTAGTTGCCTCTACGATTGCTGATTTTTGCTCTTCAGATAAGAATTCAGATACAGGAACTGAATTACGAACAGCCTTTTCGATCAATGGAACCATTCCTACGTCAGAATGACCACCGATTACCATACCAGAAACATCAGATTGAGGACAACCTAAAGCTTCAGCTAAACGATATTTGAAACGAGCACTATCCAATGCACCACCCATACCGATAATACGGTTTTTAGGAAGACCTGTAGCTTTAGCAGCTAAGTAAGTCATTGTATCCATTGGGTTAGATACTACGATAATAATTACATTTGGAGAATGTTGGATTAAATTCTCAGAAACAGTTTTAACAATACCTGCGTTGATACCGATAAGCTCTTCACGAGTCATACCTGGCTTACGAGGAATACCACTTGTAATAACAGCAACGTCAGTACCTGCAGTTGCTGCATAGTCGTTTGTTACTCCAGTGATTGTAGAATCAAAACCGTTTAAAGAAGCAGTTTGCATTAGGTCCATTGCTTTTCCTTCTGCGAATCCTTCTTTGATATCTACTAACACAATTTCGTCAGCGAAATCTTTAATTGCAATATACTCTGCACAACTTGCGCCTACTGCACCTGCACCCACTACTGTTACTTTCATTTGTTTGTGTATTTAAAAGTTAAAAAGTTAATTTGTAAATATTTTACTTTCGCAATTTGCGATATTTTCTCTACTTATTTGAGTGATATTGAAAAATCAAGTATATGATTTTTGTCAGTTTTTTAATTTTGATAATATTGCAATAACAAATTTATCTTATCAGATTGCATAAAAATATCCTTTTTTAATATGAAAATTGAAGATTTATATAGTATCTATTTAGAAGTCAGCGAGATAAGTACTGACTCAAGAAATATTAAAGAAAACTGTCTATTTTTTGCTCTGAAAGGTGGAAATTTTGATGGTAATAAATATGCTGAAGGAGCACTTAAAAATGGTGCTAAATATGTTGTAGTAGACGATTCTACTGTAGTTAAATCTGATAAATATATTGTAGTTGATGATACCCTATCAACTTTACAGCAATTAGCAGCTTTTCATAGAGATCAATTTGATATTCCAGTAATTGCAATAACTGGATCTAATGGCAAAACCACAACAAAAGAGATCTTAGTGAAAATATGTGAGACAACTTTTAAAACACATGCAACAAAAGGTAACTTCAATAATCATATTGGCGTACCGCTAACATTGCTTGCAATGCCGTTAGATACTGAAATAGCTCTTATTGAAATGGGTGATAACCATGTAGGTGAAGTTGCTGAACTCTGTAAAATAGGAAAACCAAACCAAGGTTTTGTAACCAATATTGGGATGGATCATATAGAAGGGTTTGGAAGTTTTGAATTAAATGTTAGAGCTAAAAGTGAGGTTTTTGATTATCTGATAAAACATAATGGAGTAATCTATATTAATTCTAATGATGCCATATTAAACAATATGTCTAAGAGAATGAAAGCCCCTATTTATTACGGAAGTGAATATGATTTTGCAAATTTAGAATTTGTTGAGGTAAATCCTTTTATAGTTTATAAAGACCGACAAGACCAAGTTATAACGACTAACTTATTTGGAGCTTATAATTTTGAAAATATATTAACTGCATTTTGTGTAGGAAAATATTTAGGCATTGAACAGGAGAAAATGAACAATGCAATTGCATCATATATACCTTCAAATAATAGATCAGAAATATTTAAGACCGAGAATAATACCCTAATTTTAGATGCTTATAATGCAAACCCTTCTTCAATGGAAGTTGCAATAGAGAACCTTACTAAAATAGACAGTTCTTCACCTAAAGGATGTATCCTTGGAGATATGTTTGAATTAGGTTCTATAAGTGAGGAAGAGCATCTAAGAATTTCAAAACTTGCAATTGATCAAAATTACGATCACTGCATTTTTGTTGGAGAACGCTTTAAATCCTTTGAAAATGATCAAGCATTCTTTTTCACAAATAAAGAAGAAGTAATTGCTTATTTAGAAGAACACCCAATAGATTCTGAGCTAATTTTAATTAAAGGATCCAGAAGTATGGGGTTAGAAATATTGAAGAATTCTTTATAAAAACAAAAAGCCATCAACTTTAGAAGTTGATGGCTTTTTAAAATATATAATTTAGGATTTATTTTTTACGACCACCTAAACGGCTACGTAAACTACCTTTTTTACCACCTTTGGCTCCACCTTTTTTACCCATACCTGGGATACCAGACATTTTGTTTACTTTACGCATCATTTTACGCATTTCTTCAAATTGTTTGATTAGGTTGTTAACTTGTTGTACTGAAGTTCCTGAACCTGCAGCAAGTCTTTTCTTACGAGACTGATCTAACGAATCTGGATTTGCTTTCTCATAAGGGGTCATAGATTGGATAATAGCTTCTACTGGCTTAAATGCATCAGAATCAATTTCTTGATCTTTAACCATTTTATTTAAACCAGGTACCATTCCAATTAAGTCTTTCAAATCACCCATCTTTTTGATGTGCTGAATTTGAGAAAGAAGATCATTAAAATCAAACTGGTTCTTACGGAGCTTCTTATTTAATCTTCTCGCCTCTTCTTCATCGAATGCTTCTTGTGCTCTTTCTACTAAAGAGACAACATCACCCATACCAAGAATACGTTGAGCCATACGCTCTGGGTAAAATTCATCTAGAGTATTCTCTAGTTTTTCACCAGTAGATATAAACTTAATAGGCTTTTCTACTACTCTACGAATAGATAAGGCAGCACCACCACGAGTATCACCATCTAACTTAGTTAGAACAACTCCATCAAAATCTAGTCTATCGTTGAAAGTTTTTGCCGTATTTACTGCATCTTGACCTGTCATTGAATCAACAACAAATAAAGTTTCTGAAGGATTGACAGCTTTTTTAACTGCTTCAATCTCATTCATCATTTGCTCGTCTACTGCTAAACGACCAGCTGTATCGACAACAACAATAGATTTACCATTTTCTTTTGCATACTTAATAGCATTCTCAGCAATAGAAACTGGATTTTTATTTTCACGCTCAGTATAAACTTCAACACCTGTTTGTTCACCAAGTGTTTCTAATTGATCAATTGCGGCAGGTCTGTAAACATCTGCAGCAACTAATAAAACTTGTTTACCTTGCTTTTTTAATCTTAAACCTAGTTTACCAGTAAAAGTAGTTTTACCAGAACCTTGTAAACCTGCAATTAAAACTGTAGCTGGACTTCCTGTTGGAGTAAAAGGTACCATATCGCCACCCATTAACTCAGTTAGTTTATCACTTACAATTTTTGTAAATAATTGACCAGGTTTTACATCTATAAGAATATTTTGTCCTAGTGCTTGCTCACGAATTTCATTCGTAATTTCTTTTGCTACTTTAAAGTTAACATCGGCTTCTAATAGAGCACGACGAATTTCCTTAACAGTAGAAGCTACGTTAATTTCGCTGATCGAACCTTCACCTTTAATGTTCTTTAAGGCACGATCTATTCTGTTACTAAGATTATCAAACATATATTCTGTATATCTTTCCTTGTATAATGACTAATTCAGTTTGGGTAGCAAAAATAAAGTTTACAAGTGTCATAAACAATAATTAAGTCAATTCAATATGTAATAAAGTGTATTTTTTTAATATGTATACTCCTACCTTATTTCTGAAATCAAAAACAATAAACAGTAATATACTTATTATGAATACTTTGAGTAAGTATTCATAATAAAGTAAAATGTATACATAAGATTGTTATTAACATTAAATTTTTACTTAATAATCTTAGTTAAGATTTTTTTATGAAAAAAAAATGTGAATTTGTATAAAATAAGATGATTAACACTAGTTTTGCGGGATATAATAAGAGTCTAGTTTGATTCTAATAATTCAAATAATAATAATGTTAAGAAGATTCATTGGTCTTGGAGCCTTATTCGGAATTGGCCTAGGTGATTTAATTTACAAATATGCATTAGATATACATAGAAGTGAATTAAATCATAAAACAACGGTATTCATTACGTGTATTGTCTGCATATTTATTGGAACTCAACTCTATCAATATAGCAAAGATAAATCTGAAAAGTGGTTACAATCTAGTATGATTTTATTATACATGATGGGAGGTTTTATTATTATTTTAAGTTTTGTACTTACTAGTTTTCTTAAATAGATGAACGATCATTCTTTTTGTATGATTATCCTACTATTTATAGTAACTTTGCAAAACAATTATATAAACATATAAGTAAATGCATATATGAATATGTAATTAGGGTAAAAAAGGCTCTCGATTACAATCATATTAAATGCACACTCACAAAGAAAAAATGGCTGAAAAATTTAAGTTAGATTCTATCGAGGATGCTATTGAAGCAATCAAAAATGGTGAAATAGTAATTGTCGTAGATGATGAAGATAGAGAAAACGAAGGTGATTTTATCTGTGCTGCTGAAAAAGTAACACCAGAGATAATCAATTTCATGTCAAAAGAAGGACGAGGATTAATTTGCTGTGCAATAATCGAAGATCGTTGTGAAGAATTAGGATTAGAATTGATGGTTGGTAAAAATACTGCTGCATTCGAAACTCCTTTTACTGTATCTGTTGATTTAATTGGTCATGGATGTACTACAGGTATTTCTGCGAGTGATAGAGCAAAAACTGTTTTAGCTTTAGCAGATCCTAATGTAGATCCTGCTATTCTTGGAAAACCAGGTCATATTTTCCCTTTAAAGGCAAAACGTGGTGGTGTACTAAGAAGAACTGGTCATACAGAAGCTGCTATCGATTTATCTAGATTAGCAGGGTTAGAAGCAGCTGGTGTTCTTGTTGAAATCATGAATGATGATGGATCAATGGCTAGACTTCCTAACTTAGTTGAAGTTGCTAAAAAGCATAATTTGAAATTAATTAGTATTGAAGATTTAATTCAATACAGGTTAAAATTAGAAGATTCTTTAGTTGAAGAAGAAATTGGTGTTGATATGCCAACTGAGTTTGGACATTTCAATTTAAAAGCTTTCCGTCAGACTAATACTGGAGAATTGCATTTAGCATTAATCAAAGGTGATATTTCTGATAAAGAAGATCCTGTTTTAGTTAGAGTTCACTCTTCTTGTGTTACTGGTGATATCTTTGGCTCTTGTAGATGTGATTGTGGACCTCAATTACATGGAGCTATGGAAATGATTGAAAAAGAAGGAAGAGGTGTTATTCTTTATATGAATCAAGAAGGAAGAGGCATTGGTTTAGTAAATAAACTTAAGGCATATAAACTTCAGGAAGAAGGAATGGACACTGTTGAAGCAAACAAAGCTCTTGGATTTAAATCAGATCAAAGGGATTACGGTGTAGGTGCTCAAATTCTTAGAAAATTAGGAATTTCTAAAATGAACCTTATTTCTAATAACCCTAAAAAACGTGCTGGGTTAATTGGGTATGGTCTAGAAATTGTTGATTCGGTAGGTATTGAAATCACACCTAATAAATACAATAAAAAGTATTTAGAAACTAAAAGAGATAAAATGGGTCATAATATTTTAAAATAGTGACCATCAATATATCACAAAAAGGCTGTTTGTAATAAACAGCCTTTTTTATTTTTTTAAATTCGAGAATGTTAAAAGATATAGAGCTTCTTACTTCTGAGGGTGTGGTTTTTAGATTTAATGATATAGTTCATAAAAAGCTACAAATAACTTTTTTAGCATCATGTAATGCTAAATTAGATATTGAACATTTAAAAGAAATAAAATCTGTTTATCAAAGCATTTTGAATAAGCACTTCTACCCTATTGTAATTATCAACAGTAGTGATTCTTTACTTCAAAAAAACATTAAAAAATTAAAACTACCGTTTAAAGTTTTATCTGATCCAAGTGCAAGAATTGCTAAAAAGTTTAATTGTTTTTTAAGGCCAATTGGCATTGTACAACGCTCAACAATTTGGTTTGATAAAGAGAAAAAGCAACTTGCAAAAATTAATTATATGTCTGATATATCTTATCATATAAATTATTTACATAAGCTTTAATAGTCCTTTCTTATTCTGAGCTAAATACTCATCCAACTCAGACAAGCTATTTTCTAGCTCTTTGTAACTTTTTATTACCCAGTATTTTTTTTGAAATTCATCTTTTATATAGGGTGTTTTTAAAATTTCTAATAGATTAAAGTCTGCTCTTATTGGGATTTCAGAAAATAAGCTATACTCAGATTCACCTTTAGAAGATAATATACCAGCCCCATATATTCTCAGTCCTTGTTGAGTTTCAATTAACCCAAATTCAACTGTATACCAATACAATCTACTTATGAGTTCAATACTTTCTTCGCTATCAATATATTTTAAAGCGATAATACTCATTTTCTCCAAATACCTACAAAAATCAAGATTTGTTAGTAAGGGGACATGACCAAATATATCATGAAACATATCAGGTTCTTCGAGGTAATCTAATTCACTCTTTTTACGAAACCATGAAGAGGAAGGAAATTTTTTTGCTTTAAGAAGTTCAAAAAACTCCTTATTAGGAATTAACCCAGTTACAGGGGCAATTCTCCAACCTGTTACAGTTTGTAATACATCATCAATCCCCTCAAATGTTGGGATAATGTCTTCCTTAAAACCAATAGTTTTAATACCATTTAAAAATTCATTTTCGGCAAGAGATGGAAGCATTTTCATCTGCCTATTAAATAAAATACTCCAAACTTGAGTATCTTCTTCTGTGTACTTATCGTACCCTTGGTTGTTTATAAAATACATGTTAGTATGTGTGGAATTGGTTAAATATAGTTAGTAAAAAAGGACTACAATTTAATTGTAGTCCTTGTAATATGTGAAAAAAAAATCACTTTAAGAATTATAACCCTTGAATTTCTACTTTCATTGATTGTAATATTTCTTTAGATTTTCCCTTAGTATAATCAATTTGAGACTCATCAATCTGAAAATCTTCAATCAAATTATCTATAAAAATTTCTAATGTTACTAAAGAAGGATGAATAGCACCAGTTTTAAGCATCTCTTTTACACCTTTTGCTTCTTTAGTTATAAAAGAATCGATTTTTTTTGTATCTCTAATCATAAATTATACTGCTCGAGGTCCTAAAATCTCGATAACATCTTTTTCGTCTAAAATTTCCTTTTTCAAAAGAATTTGAGCTAATTTTTCTAACTGATCGTGATGATCTCTTAAAAACTGCTTCGTTTCTTCATAGCATTTCGCTATTATTTCTAAAGATTCTTTATCTATTTGTTTTTCTAATTCTTCAGATCTTCTGATGCTACCTCCTCCATTACCAAGGAAATTATTTTGTCCTTCTTTTTGAAGTGATAAATTCGGTAGTGTTTCACTCATACCATATACTGTTAGCATTGAGCTTACAATAGAAGCAACTTTTTCTAAATCATTAGACGCACCTGTAGAAATATCTCCAAAGATAATTTCTTCTGCTGCTCTTCCTCCTAAAAGACCTTTAATCTTTCCTAATAGTTCATCTTTTGACATTAAAAAACGATCCTCAGTTGGTGCTTGCAATACATATCCTAAAGCTCCTGAACCTCTTGGTACAATCGATACTTTACGAACAGGATCTGCACCTTTTGTAAAGTGACCTACAATTGCATGTCCTGCCTCATGATAAGCTACTGTTTTTTTCTCTGCATCATTAATTACAGCATTCTTTTTCTCCAACCCTGCAACAACTCTTTCAAAAGCATCTAAAAAGTTAATATGATGAACTTCAGTTTTACCTTCTCTAGCTGCTAGAAGTGCAGCTTCATTACATAAGTTAGCTAAATCAGCACCAACAAATCCAGCCGTTTGAGCTGCAATTTCTTCTAAATCAACATCCTTACTTAACTTAATTTTTGATCCATGAACTTTTAAAATCATTAAACGTCCTTTTAAGTCAGGTCTATCAACTTGTACTTGACGATCAAAACGACCTGGTCTTAATAATGCTTTATCTAAAATTTCAGGTCTGTTAGTAGCACCTAAAACAATAACTGTAGATTCGGCAGCAAAACCATCCATTTCTACTAATAATTGATTAAGTGTATTTTCTCTTTCATCATTTCCAGACATTCCATTAGATGAGCGGCTTTTACCAATTGCATCAAGTTCGTCAATAAAAATAATACAAGGTGCTTTTGTTTTTGCTTGAGTAAATAAATCTCTTACTCTAGCAGCTCCTACACCAACAAACATTTCGACAAAATCTGAACCTGATAATGTATAAAATTGCACTCCTGCTTCTCCAGCAACTGCTTTAGCCAATAAAGTTTTTCCAGTACCAGGAGGGCCTACTAATAAAATACCTTTAGGAATTTTAGCCCCTAATGCTGTGTATTTATCAGAATTCTTTAAAAAGTCTACAACTTCTGTAAGTTCTTGTTTTGCTTCATCACACCCGGCAACGTCATCAAAATTATATAGATGTTCAGCGTCTGCTGCATAAATTTTAGCCTTACTTTTTCCTACATTAAGGTAGTTATTTCCACCGCCTCCCATTCCGGAGCCTTTTCCCATTTTGCGCATTAAAAATGCCCAAATCACAAATAGTAATCCGAATGGCAATAACCAGTTAGAAA
This region includes:
- a CDS encoding DUF983 domain-containing protein, producing the protein MAKSKIQAIVSRKCPSCREGDIFTNSALSTKFSKINKRCKVCNATFEPETGFYFGAMYVSYGINVALMFATLFFTYFIFDPENPLVYIFAATIPMMIFMPFIFRLSRSIYLHLFGGIPYQSKGDK
- a CDS encoding cell division ATP-binding protein FtsE; the encoded protein is MNHIVSLRNVKVKYEDAVVFSDINLDIAKGEFIYLLGPTGSGKSSILKLLYADLHPSEGVIKVNNFQVSSIDEKQIPFLRRSLGVIFQDFELLTDRNILENLIFVMKATGWSSKTAMLTKVDDLLDLVKLPKIIKEKMPHQLSGGEQQRVAIARALVNNPDLIIADEPTGNLDPKVSRSILQLFSEINESGTSVIMATHQHSFLKINPQRTIICEGSEIKDISKEQVQQKLDLGNQNG
- a CDS encoding fructose-6-phosphate aldolase, encoding MYIIKVKGKAKIPNYIQLRDEDFVLIAYFRADRPLTKLEKYGLEGKEEALKSVIEQLPFGKIQKLEI
- the fsa gene encoding fructose-6-phosphate aldolase → MKFFIDTANLEEIKEAHALGVLDGVTTNPSLMAKVGVKGTKAVNAHYKAICEITDGDVSAEVLSTNYEDMIKEGEILAAIDPKIVVKVPMIEDGVKAIKYFSSKGIDTNCTLIFSAGQALLAAKAGATYVSPFIGRLDDVSTDGLQLVEDIVDIFENYGFGTQVLAASVRHPMHILDCAKLGADVATCPLSAIKALLNHPLTDKGLAQFVADAKKMEE
- the hemG gene encoding protoporphyrinogen oxidase, with protein sequence MRIGIIGGGISGLTTAFLLKEKGFDCVVLEAAQTLGGCIKTDTINDRIYENGPNSLLLTESHLDLINRLGITDELLEAEDVNKDRYILRDGKYRILPSGPQNFFSNSFFSWSSKFKIMTEFWRKNKPTSENESLYDFINRRFNQEICDYALDPFVSGIYAGDAKKLAVKAAFPALYEAEKEYGSIIKGMIKSSKKNKEEGAPTQRKKAFSFKKGLTTFIEGLASQVEVKLNTKVLDIKKNENQFEILTENETLVFDKIIVTSSAHTTAKFIKNLMPSISIQLNNLYAPPMCIVHSVYKKDDVERPIGFGGLNPYLEKTFTSGSIWSSCIFPNRAGKDEVLITSFVGGVQRAKNTSLSDEEIKDNVKNELAKTLNFKEEPVFQKTYKWEKAIPQYSAEILKLWDDLKSNAIPNLYFNANWKGGISVPNCIDNSIKLVDSLDK
- the mdh gene encoding malate dehydrogenase, whose translation is MKVTVVGAGAVGASCAEYIAIKDFADEIVLVDIKEGFAEGKAMDLMQTASLNGFDSTITGVTNDYAATAGTDVAVITSGIPRKPGMTREELIGINAGIVKTVSENLIQHSPNVIIIVVSNPMDTMTYLAAKATGLPKNRIIGMGGALDSARFKYRLAEALGCPQSDVSGMVIGGHSDVGMVPLIEKAVRNSVPVSEFLSEEQKSAIVEATKVGGATLTKLLGTSAWYAPGAAVSELVKAVALDSKKMFPCSALLEGEYGLNDLCIGVPVLIGKNGIEKIVEIELSEDEKAKLHTSAEGVKKTNALLEVNV
- a CDS encoding UDP-N-acetylmuramoyl-tripeptide--D-alanyl-D-alanine ligase yields the protein MKIEDLYSIYLEVSEISTDSRNIKENCLFFALKGGNFDGNKYAEGALKNGAKYVVVDDSTVVKSDKYIVVDDTLSTLQQLAAFHRDQFDIPVIAITGSNGKTTTKEILVKICETTFKTHATKGNFNNHIGVPLTLLAMPLDTEIALIEMGDNHVGEVAELCKIGKPNQGFVTNIGMDHIEGFGSFELNVRAKSEVFDYLIKHNGVIYINSNDAILNNMSKRMKAPIYYGSEYDFANLEFVEVNPFIVYKDRQDQVITTNLFGAYNFENILTAFCVGKYLGIEQEKMNNAIASYIPSNNRSEIFKTENNTLILDAYNANPSSMEVAIENLTKIDSSSPKGCILGDMFELGSISEEEHLRISKLAIDQNYDHCIFVGERFKSFENDQAFFFTNKEEVIAYLEEHPIDSELILIKGSRSMGLEILKNSL
- the ffh gene encoding signal recognition particle protein; the encoded protein is MFDNLSNRIDRALKNIKGEGSISEINVASTVKEIRRALLEADVNFKVAKEITNEIREQALGQNILIDVKPGQLFTKIVSDKLTELMGGDMVPFTPTGSPATVLIAGLQGSGKTTFTGKLGLRLKKQGKQVLLVAADVYRPAAIDQLETLGEQTGVEVYTERENKNPVSIAENAIKYAKENGKSIVVVDTAGRLAVDEQMMNEIEAVKKAVNPSETLFVVDSMTGQDAVNTAKTFNDRLDFDGVVLTKLDGDTRGGAALSIRRVVEKPIKFISTGEKLENTLDEFYPERMAQRILGMGDVVSLVERAQEAFDEEEARRLNKKLRKNQFDFNDLLSQIQHIKKMGDLKDLIGMVPGLNKMVKDQEIDSDAFKPVEAIIQSMTPYEKANPDSLDQSRKKRLAAGSGTSVQQVNNLIKQFEEMRKMMRKVNKMSGIPGMGKKGGAKGGKKGSLRSRLGGRKK